In Pelagicoccus albus, the following are encoded in one genomic region:
- a CDS encoding heparinase II/III family protein: MKLIGALLLSLLISPAIPFAKAQVGAIGPFSAKKLERRLESERPRLIWRKGDERRIAAAASRDPAVAILRDEILTAAEAMLSVPVLERNQVGRRILATSRKALKRGSYLSMAWRMTGDRRYLERAEALLIAVSRFDDWNPSHFLDVAEMSLAVALTLDWCGDDLSPETRSLARDSLYEFGLKAGENPRLQEIFARDSNWNQVCNAGMVAAAIELADRDPEMAARALNRMLANLPKAMAAYAPDGAYEEGAMYWAYGTLFNVVLIDALKTGFGRTYKIEKAFGFMESADFVRLMEAPSGKYYNYYDGELELGFSEALSWFARQTGNPNYLQNEVLLDEDGFRLSAEGPDERLAPVSLLWLSHFNEKKEVELPLSWRGRGDNPLVVFRSSFDDPNALFLGAKGGKGTNHHANLDGGSFVFELDGVRWGIDLGNQSYHPLEEYYKSRGGSIWGTHQSSVRWDLLTKNNFGHSTLTVDSKLHVSRGRALLTRFDAKSKTASFNLKELFGAEVKRAMRSFQVLSDSAVKISDQLLFAEEGHEVRWQLMTVAEVKLVEGGAILRQDGKTLQVSIAQPSDGQFSVTKLDPPPHEMDKRIPNLKRLDLVAMPDVGGGPLAIEVVLGSEL; encoded by the coding sequence ATGAAGCTGATCGGAGCGCTGCTTTTGAGTTTACTGATAAGTCCGGCAATTCCTTTCGCGAAGGCTCAGGTTGGAGCTATCGGACCTTTTTCGGCTAAGAAGCTAGAGCGGCGGCTGGAATCTGAACGCCCCCGTTTGATTTGGAGGAAGGGCGACGAGCGGCGAATCGCTGCAGCTGCATCGCGGGATCCTGCAGTCGCGATACTCCGCGATGAAATCCTGACTGCGGCGGAGGCGATGTTGTCAGTCCCGGTTTTGGAGAGGAATCAGGTTGGGAGACGAATTTTAGCCACGTCGCGCAAGGCATTGAAGAGGGGGAGCTACCTCTCCATGGCGTGGCGAATGACCGGCGACCGACGCTACCTCGAACGGGCCGAGGCTTTGTTGATCGCGGTAAGCCGTTTCGACGATTGGAATCCTTCCCACTTTTTGGATGTGGCTGAGATGTCCCTCGCCGTGGCTTTGACGCTCGATTGGTGCGGGGACGACCTTTCCCCTGAAACGCGTTCTTTGGCGAGAGACTCGCTCTATGAGTTTGGTCTTAAGGCCGGTGAGAACCCAAGACTGCAGGAGATCTTTGCCCGGGACAGTAACTGGAATCAGGTTTGCAATGCAGGTATGGTGGCAGCCGCCATCGAATTGGCGGATCGAGATCCCGAAATGGCGGCCCGGGCACTGAACAGGATGCTGGCCAATCTACCCAAGGCGATGGCTGCCTACGCTCCAGACGGAGCTTACGAAGAAGGAGCCATGTACTGGGCCTACGGCACCTTGTTCAATGTTGTTTTGATCGACGCGCTGAAAACCGGATTTGGCCGTACTTACAAGATCGAGAAAGCTTTCGGGTTCATGGAAAGCGCCGACTTTGTGCGTTTGATGGAGGCGCCGAGTGGGAAGTACTACAACTACTATGACGGAGAGCTGGAGCTAGGCTTCTCGGAAGCTCTCTCCTGGTTTGCTCGGCAGACAGGAAATCCGAACTATCTTCAAAACGAGGTGTTGTTGGATGAAGACGGATTCCGATTGAGTGCCGAAGGTCCGGATGAACGACTGGCGCCTGTTTCTCTTTTGTGGCTAAGCCATTTCAATGAGAAAAAGGAGGTGGAACTCCCGTTGTCCTGGCGTGGCAGGGGTGACAACCCACTGGTCGTTTTTCGTTCCTCCTTTGATGACCCGAATGCTTTGTTTCTCGGGGCCAAAGGCGGCAAGGGCACCAACCACCACGCGAATTTGGACGGTGGCTCCTTTGTCTTCGAGTTGGATGGAGTGAGATGGGGAATCGATTTGGGCAATCAGAGTTACCATCCGCTCGAAGAATACTACAAATCTAGAGGCGGTTCCATCTGGGGAACCCACCAAAGTAGCGTGAGATGGGACCTGCTCACGAAAAACAACTTCGGGCACAGCACTCTGACGGTCGACTCCAAACTCCATGTGAGTCGAGGCAGAGCCTTGCTCACCCGCTTCGATGCGAAATCAAAAACCGCCAGCTTCAATCTAAAAGAGTTGTTCGGTGCGGAGGTGAAGCGAGCGATGCGGAGTTTTCAGGTGCTATCGGATTCAGCGGTTAAGATCTCGGACCAGCTCCTATTTGCAGAGGAAGGGCATGAAGTCCGCTGGCAGCTGATGACGGTCGCGGAAGTGAAATTAGTGGAAGGCGGGGCCATTTTGAGGCAGGATGGCAAGACCCTGCAGGTATCCATCGCGCAACCATCTGACGGCCAGTTTTCCGTTACTAAGTTGGATCCGCCGCCCCATGAAATGGATAAGCGAATTCCAAACTTGAAACGCTTGGATCTTGTGGCGATGCCTGACGTTGGCGGAGGGCCGCTCGCGATAGAGGTTGTTCTAGGTAGCGAGCTCTAG
- the rlmN gene encoding 23S rRNA (adenine(2503)-C(2))-methyltransferase RlmN, with amino-acid sequence MTQSIYDIPALEKHLIRNGFGGRDIRRTYRLLFREFQKIDTLGWDSEVLEDTRAKFQTSYLTLISRIDSQIDGATKLLFETEDGKKIETVILRIATGRTSICVSSQVGCTEKCRFCSTGELGFFRNLKREEVLDQVVQAGQILASEGRSLRNIVFMGMGEPLRNYQNLVDALDLLLHQSVFKFIPKRITVSSLGIPELILKFAKRFPEVSLALSLNGSNDKGRSEVMPINNRYPMAELRSMLEELETIRGKEVMIEYIMFKDLNDSLESAEEVAAFLKGLQVHVNLIPYNPDYSLNKSFQASSTEVIDDFKKSLQEAGYKVTRRFSLGQDIAAACGQLANKG; translated from the coding sequence ATGACGCAGTCTATCTACGACATTCCAGCACTCGAAAAGCATCTGATCCGAAATGGTTTCGGCGGGCGGGATATTCGTCGTACCTACCGTCTACTTTTCCGCGAGTTCCAAAAGATCGACACTCTCGGCTGGGACTCGGAGGTCTTGGAGGATACACGGGCCAAATTCCAGACAAGCTACCTAACTCTGATTTCACGCATCGATTCCCAGATCGACGGCGCAACTAAGCTCCTTTTCGAAACCGAGGACGGAAAGAAAATCGAGACCGTCATTTTGCGAATCGCCACCGGGCGCACCAGCATTTGCGTATCGTCTCAAGTAGGCTGTACGGAGAAATGCCGTTTTTGCTCCACGGGCGAACTCGGTTTCTTCCGCAACCTGAAACGAGAAGAGGTCCTCGACCAGGTCGTCCAGGCCGGCCAAATCCTAGCCAGCGAGGGGAGAAGCCTACGAAATATCGTTTTCATGGGGATGGGAGAGCCTTTGCGGAACTACCAAAACCTAGTGGATGCCCTCGACCTCCTGCTCCACCAAAGCGTGTTTAAGTTTATTCCGAAACGCATTACCGTGTCATCCTTGGGCATACCGGAATTGATCCTCAAATTCGCCAAGCGTTTCCCTGAAGTCAGCCTAGCCCTAAGTTTGAATGGCTCCAACGATAAGGGACGCAGCGAGGTCATGCCGATCAACAACCGCTACCCTATGGCCGAACTGCGTTCGATGCTAGAGGAGCTGGAAACCATTCGCGGCAAGGAGGTCATGATCGAATACATCATGTTCAAGGACCTGAATGACAGTCTCGAATCCGCGGAGGAGGTCGCAGCGTTCCTTAAAGGGCTGCAGGTCCACGTTAACCTGATCCCCTACAACCCGGACTACTCGCTCAACAAGTCTTTCCAAGCCTCGTCCACCGAGGTTATCGACGATTTTAAAAAGAGCTTGCAGGAAGCTGGGTACAAGGTGACTCGACGTTTCTCTCTCGGGCAAGACATCGCTGCTGCCTGTGGCCAATTGGCCAACAAGGGCTAG
- the mqo gene encoding malate dehydrogenase (quinone), translating to MKQRTVRPSTGPILENPDVVLIGGGIMSATLGIMLKKLNPSLTLQIVESLPRVALESSHAWNNAGTGHAALCELNYTPQKEDGSVDVSKAIKINEQFENSKHFWAHLVESGVIADPSVFIKRVPHMSFVRGREDRDYLKKRFDALSGVHLFEEMVFSDDPQVVEDWAPLLGQGRDENEVIAATRVESGTDINFGALTQQLIDYLISLDGVELAMQAKVTNITQLADGSWKLKVDSEEEGKRKLTAKFAFIGAGGGSLHLLQKSGIPEGKGFGGFPVSGQFLVCTNHDVIDQHAAKVYGKAAVGAPPMSVPHLDTRVIDGKKALLFGPYAGFSPKFLKEGSNLDLIKSVKLDNILPLLAVGRDNMDLTQYLINEVRKSHSDRVEGLREFFPDAKEEDWMLVTAGQRVQIIKKNEDSTGKLEFGTEVVSSKDGTIAALLGASPGASTSVSIIVEVLEKCFPEEMATDEWKTRLSAMLPAHGKKLFTDETLYSVLRTKSDRLLGIADQSKAVSASA from the coding sequence ATGAAACAACGCACCGTAAGACCTTCGACAGGTCCTATTCTCGAGAATCCAGACGTCGTCTTGATTGGCGGCGGCATTATGAGCGCTACGCTAGGGATCATGCTCAAGAAGCTGAACCCCAGCCTGACTCTGCAGATTGTAGAGTCCCTTCCACGGGTCGCTCTAGAGAGTTCCCATGCCTGGAACAATGCCGGCACCGGACACGCGGCTCTTTGCGAGCTCAACTATACGCCCCAAAAGGAGGACGGATCGGTTGATGTTTCGAAGGCCATCAAGATCAACGAGCAGTTCGAGAACTCCAAGCATTTCTGGGCCCATCTCGTGGAGTCCGGAGTCATTGCCGACCCGAGCGTCTTCATCAAGCGAGTCCCGCACATGAGCTTCGTGAGAGGCCGCGAGGATAGGGATTACCTCAAAAAGCGCTTCGACGCCCTTTCTGGAGTTCACCTCTTCGAGGAAATGGTGTTCTCCGATGATCCTCAGGTCGTGGAGGATTGGGCTCCGCTCCTTGGGCAAGGTCGTGATGAAAATGAAGTGATCGCGGCGACGAGAGTCGAAAGCGGCACCGATATCAATTTTGGAGCTCTCACTCAGCAGCTCATCGACTACCTGATCTCGCTGGATGGTGTAGAGCTCGCCATGCAAGCCAAGGTCACGAACATTACGCAACTCGCGGATGGGAGTTGGAAGCTGAAGGTCGATAGCGAGGAGGAAGGTAAGCGAAAGCTGACTGCCAAGTTTGCCTTTATCGGAGCTGGAGGAGGTTCTTTACATCTGCTGCAGAAATCCGGAATCCCAGAAGGGAAGGGCTTCGGCGGTTTCCCGGTCAGTGGGCAATTCCTCGTTTGCACTAATCATGACGTCATTGATCAGCACGCGGCCAAGGTTTACGGCAAGGCGGCGGTTGGGGCTCCCCCAATGTCGGTACCTCATCTCGATACGCGAGTTATCGATGGCAAGAAGGCTCTCCTCTTCGGTCCTTATGCTGGTTTCTCACCGAAGTTTCTTAAGGAAGGTTCCAATCTAGACCTGATCAAGTCTGTCAAACTGGACAACATCCTGCCGCTTTTGGCTGTTGGCCGAGATAACATGGACCTCACCCAGTATCTCATCAACGAGGTTCGCAAGTCGCATAGCGATCGCGTCGAAGGCTTGAGGGAGTTCTTCCCGGACGCGAAGGAGGAGGACTGGATGCTGGTAACAGCGGGCCAGAGAGTTCAGATTATCAAGAAGAACGAGGACAGCACCGGTAAGCTCGAGTTCGGAACTGAGGTGGTCTCTTCGAAGGATGGAACCATCGCTGCGCTGCTCGGCGCGTCCCCGGGTGCCTCGACTTCGGTTTCGATCATCGTGGAGGTTCTAGAGAAATGTTTCCCCGAGGAAATGGCGACTGACGAGTGGAAAACGCGTCTCTCCGCCATGCTGCCAGCCCATGGGAAGAAGCTCTTCACCGATGAGACTCTTTACAGCGTATTGCGGACCAAGTCCGATCGTCTGCTTGGAATCGCTGACCAGAGCAAGGCTGTTAGCGCTTCTGCTTAA
- a CDS encoding right-handed parallel beta-helix repeat-containing protein — MFLKSTQLLIWRVCIFAFCFTVTERNYVVASEGPDPLGSQEAVFEISRNRDFERVERLLNASRAERVKVLIRTGDYKLRDSFHINRSRVQLIGESDVRLRLASGVQTPVLSVGSLSSYPLEEERISDVSIANLTIDGNRDRQESEYHHDLPWIRNNGIDVRVVTGLLVENVDSSNNRSGGLVISWRCRDVLVKNSVFDRNFFDGVAYYDSSAVITVDCKMRENRGAGISLDNRFEDSAFVRCELLNNGDVGVFARNSKRLVFFESRIADSGSWAMFLGHDEEGRGVFDLEIASCTISGNNGGVRMGSVYASQSENTVLASTSFTGNDRGGRGNVSTAGSSVDIVEGAWSAAGESKGEKGDRELPISDRIYQVLSEIGERDQG, encoded by the coding sequence ATGTTCCTAAAATCGACTCAGCTTCTCATTTGGCGCGTCTGCATATTCGCGTTCTGCTTCACTGTAACGGAGCGAAACTATGTGGTCGCTTCCGAGGGGCCTGACCCGCTGGGATCGCAAGAGGCGGTGTTCGAGATTTCCCGCAACCGTGATTTTGAGCGAGTGGAGCGTTTGCTCAATGCGAGTAGGGCAGAGCGTGTAAAGGTTCTCATCCGAACGGGCGACTACAAACTTCGGGACAGTTTTCATATCAATCGCTCAAGGGTTCAATTGATTGGCGAATCCGACGTACGACTGCGTTTGGCTTCTGGAGTGCAAACCCCTGTTCTTTCCGTGGGATCGCTGTCGAGTTATCCTCTCGAAGAGGAGCGTATATCGGATGTCAGCATTGCTAACCTGACTATCGATGGCAACCGAGACAGGCAGGAGAGCGAGTACCACCACGACTTGCCTTGGATAAGAAACAACGGCATAGACGTCCGTGTCGTGACTGGGCTGCTCGTCGAGAATGTCGACAGTAGCAACAACCGATCTGGCGGCCTCGTAATCAGCTGGCGGTGCAGGGACGTCTTGGTGAAAAACTCGGTCTTTGATCGCAATTTCTTCGATGGGGTAGCTTACTATGATAGCTCGGCGGTTATTACAGTGGACTGCAAAATGCGTGAAAACCGGGGGGCGGGAATCAGTCTTGATAATCGTTTCGAGGATTCCGCTTTCGTTCGTTGCGAACTGCTCAACAACGGAGATGTAGGTGTCTTCGCTCGAAATTCCAAGAGACTGGTATTTTTCGAAAGCCGAATCGCGGACTCAGGGAGTTGGGCCATGTTTTTGGGACATGACGAAGAGGGGCGCGGCGTTTTCGATCTGGAAATCGCTTCCTGTACAATTTCCGGTAACAATGGCGGAGTCCGCATGGGATCGGTCTACGCTAGTCAGTCGGAGAATACCGTTCTGGCCTCCACCTCGTTTACAGGGAACGACCGGGGCGGTCGTGGTAACGTTTCCACCGCTGGTTCCTCGGTTGACATTGTGGAAGGAGCTTGGAGCGCTGCGGGCGAATCGAAGGGAGAAAAGGGGGATCGCGAACTTCCCATTTCTGATCGTATTTACCAGGTCCTCTCTGAAATCGGGGAACGGGACCAAGGCTAG
- a CDS encoding fibronectin type III domain-containing protein, which produces MQSLKSSESHADRLGEKSIHAKLFRVLSGLFAGVAISSLATAAQLSLSWNDNSNYEDGFEVERALAGGNYELISVVESNQSSYVDSTIVPGLEYEYRVRAFNAFGYSGYTNVSVGSFANTAPSLSSLEDIVVLKGESIPQLSFDFSDAESSADSLVLEAISSDLTFLPLDGLQLELDANTGSITLTPKALSTGSAEVTLLLSDGVEIVQQSFTIEVLRNLAPTISSIATTSAYDGMLVGPIEFSISDAEYAPSELLVSASSTDETLISSESIQISGTGNGRTLSFQTVADNSGTGIIRIGVSDGYNETFGAVRVEISKNKAPEISGFEEFYTVDFDGTLEDVAFMISDFETTASALDIEVTSSNESVVSTSGLRLGGSGASRTLDLLPNSGLSGVTEVTVSVSDGYKTTSETFTLQVLGAEVVVSIVDFTIEERLAVVEVENLPDASFALWKIASLDGDWELVEDAELIADASTTTLIDPSPINSAVCYRVVASM; this is translated from the coding sequence ATGCAAAGCCTAAAATCATCAGAGTCACACGCAGACCGACTTGGCGAGAAGTCGATCCATGCGAAACTCTTCAGGGTCCTCTCCGGCTTGTTTGCCGGAGTAGCGATATCCTCTCTCGCTACCGCGGCGCAGCTAAGTCTGAGCTGGAACGACAATTCGAACTACGAGGATGGCTTCGAGGTCGAAAGGGCCCTGGCCGGCGGAAACTATGAGCTGATTTCCGTGGTCGAATCGAATCAATCTAGCTACGTTGATTCAACGATTGTTCCAGGACTTGAATACGAATACCGTGTACGTGCGTTCAACGCTTTTGGCTATTCTGGTTATACAAATGTTTCAGTTGGCTCCTTCGCCAACACTGCTCCTAGTTTGAGTTCGCTGGAGGATATCGTGGTTCTTAAAGGGGAGAGCATTCCACAGCTTAGCTTTGATTTTTCAGATGCGGAGAGCTCGGCAGACTCCCTTGTCTTGGAAGCGATTTCATCTGATCTGACCTTTCTCCCGCTAGACGGGCTTCAACTAGAGCTCGACGCCAACACTGGCTCTATCACCCTTACACCCAAAGCGCTTTCAACAGGATCGGCTGAGGTCACATTGCTTCTAAGTGATGGGGTTGAAATCGTTCAACAGAGCTTCACAATCGAAGTTCTTAGAAATCTAGCTCCTACCATCTCTAGCATCGCCACAACGAGTGCCTACGATGGCATGCTTGTCGGTCCGATCGAATTCTCGATCTCCGATGCTGAGTATGCGCCTTCCGAGCTGCTCGTATCAGCGTCATCTACAGATGAAACATTGATTTCGTCCGAGAGTATACAAATTTCTGGTACAGGCAATGGCCGTACGCTGAGCTTCCAGACTGTCGCAGACAACTCAGGTACCGGTATCATCCGAATTGGAGTGAGCGATGGCTACAATGAGACCTTTGGCGCTGTACGAGTCGAGATATCCAAGAACAAAGCTCCAGAGATTAGTGGATTCGAAGAATTCTACACCGTTGATTTTGATGGAACGCTAGAAGATGTCGCTTTTATGATAAGCGATTTTGAAACGACCGCTAGCGCGTTAGATATTGAAGTGACTTCCTCTAACGAATCAGTCGTATCGACAAGTGGACTACGCTTAGGCGGCAGTGGAGCATCCCGGACTTTGGACCTATTGCCCAACTCTGGATTATCCGGTGTCACGGAAGTTACTGTAAGCGTATCCGATGGGTACAAGACGACCTCTGAGACATTCACGCTGCAAGTTCTGGGCGCTGAGGTAGTCGTCTCGATCGTTGATTTCACAATCGAAGAGCGTCTCGCGGTGGTCGAAGTGGAGAATCTCCCTGACGCTAGTTTCGCCCTCTGGAAAATCGCTTCACTTGATGGAGATTGGGAATTGGTAGAAGATGCCGAACTCATTGCAGACGCATCGACCACGACCTTGATCGATCCCAGTCCGATAAATTCTGCAGTTTGCTACCGGGTGGTAGCAAGCATGTAA
- a CDS encoding malonyl-CoA decarboxylase: MPKNTEEEEKGKEGIFERSWSKLGSAWWEIFRVSKKSQHSVELDPDDWRSQIEACLSKQGGEVSARKRAADLARSYLSFSPEQRLEFLTILSREYGADGDLVEGAVEALKNAKEEADIETARHDLRLALEPARVKLLREFNTLHSGPRFLVELRSELLSLKKEHPHLAPLEMDLKELLKSWFDVGFLELQSINWNSPASLLEKLSRYEAVHRVRGWSDLKNRLDTDRRCFAFFHPCMKDEPLIFIEVALVKGLSDQIQALLNEKAVVLESDEADTAIFYSISNAQKGLVGISFGNFLIKQVVNLLRRDLPNLKQFATLSPIPGFLKWFQSELASGEFRLLPSELKVLGKLIGDEEPIPFVAKTLESTRWSRDEKLSEALKPILLRNCAHYLLQVKRRKMQTAANPVAHFHISNGARMEQLNWMGDTSLKGLQESAGIMINYLYRLDRIEDYHEDYSSKGKINASKKVLSLQTKK, encoded by the coding sequence ATGCCGAAAAATACAGAGGAAGAAGAAAAGGGAAAAGAAGGGATTTTCGAACGATCCTGGAGCAAGCTGGGCTCTGCCTGGTGGGAGATTTTTCGTGTATCCAAAAAATCGCAACATTCAGTAGAGCTGGATCCGGACGACTGGAGAAGCCAGATCGAAGCCTGCCTCTCTAAGCAAGGAGGAGAGGTTTCCGCTCGTAAGAGAGCTGCGGATCTCGCTCGTTCCTACTTGAGCTTTTCGCCGGAGCAACGTCTGGAATTCTTGACCATTTTGAGTCGTGAATACGGGGCTGATGGGGATCTGGTGGAAGGCGCGGTTGAGGCATTGAAAAATGCCAAAGAAGAAGCGGATATCGAAACCGCCCGGCATGACCTTCGTTTAGCGTTAGAGCCAGCACGGGTTAAGCTGCTCAGGGAGTTCAACACTTTGCACTCTGGGCCAAGGTTTTTGGTAGAGCTACGCAGTGAATTGCTTTCCCTCAAAAAGGAACACCCGCACCTGGCCCCTTTGGAGATGGATTTGAAGGAGCTCCTCAAGTCATGGTTCGACGTCGGGTTCCTCGAGTTGCAGAGCATAAATTGGAATTCGCCCGCCTCCCTGCTGGAGAAGCTAAGCCGTTACGAGGCGGTGCATCGGGTCAGGGGGTGGTCAGATTTGAAGAACCGTCTAGATACGGATCGCCGCTGTTTCGCCTTTTTCCATCCCTGCATGAAAGACGAGCCGCTTATCTTTATCGAGGTGGCTCTCGTGAAGGGACTGTCCGACCAGATTCAAGCGTTGCTCAATGAGAAAGCGGTTGTCTTGGAATCGGATGAGGCGGACACGGCTATCTTTTATTCCATCTCCAACGCCCAGAAGGGGCTGGTGGGCATCAGCTTTGGCAATTTCCTCATCAAGCAGGTGGTCAATCTTTTGCGTCGTGATTTACCGAATTTGAAGCAGTTCGCCACGCTCTCGCCGATTCCCGGCTTCCTGAAATGGTTTCAATCCGAGTTGGCCTCCGGGGAATTCCGTCTCCTGCCTTCCGAACTCAAAGTTCTTGGAAAGTTAATCGGGGACGAAGAGCCCATCCCGTTTGTTGCCAAGACACTGGAAAGCACCCGTTGGTCTCGGGATGAAAAGCTGAGTGAAGCGCTTAAGCCCATCTTGCTCAGAAACTGCGCTCACTATCTCCTGCAAGTTAAGCGACGTAAGATGCAAACTGCAGCGAATCCTGTGGCTCATTTCCACATCAGCAACGGAGCTCGCATGGAGCAGCTCAACTGGATGGGGGATACTTCGTTGAAAGGGTTGCAGGAGTCGGCCGGGATAATGATCAACTACTTGTACCGTTTGGATCGCATCGAGGACTACCACGAGGACTACAGCAGCAAGGGGAAGATCAACGCGTCCAAGAAGGTCCTGTCTTTGCAGACCAAAAAGTAA
- a CDS encoding response regulator: MTGPNRRKVLLVDDDPMVLESLGMLFEHYGWLVERVASGDQVLQAQICFEHDFAIVDERMDGVNGLDVIRALKSRSKAPVFMLTGCVEPELREEARRVGADGFFDKPIGARALMEGVEARLRRREGSD, from the coding sequence ATGACTGGACCGAATCGACGTAAGGTGCTTTTGGTGGACGATGATCCGATGGTCTTGGAATCGTTGGGCATGCTGTTCGAGCATTACGGATGGTTGGTCGAACGGGTCGCTAGCGGAGACCAAGTTCTCCAGGCCCAGATTTGCTTCGAGCATGACTTCGCAATCGTCGACGAGAGAATGGATGGAGTGAATGGCTTGGATGTGATTCGGGCTCTCAAGTCGCGATCCAAAGCTCCTGTTTTCATGTTAACGGGGTGCGTTGAGCCGGAATTGAGGGAGGAAGCCAGGCGAGTCGGAGCAGATGGTTTTTTCGACAAGCCTATTGGAGCAAGGGCTCTCATGGAGGGAGTGGAAGCTCGCCTTCGCAGACGCGAAGGATCCGATTAA
- a CDS encoding acetylxylan esterase translates to MSVRVYSLSILASASMAFASANPIDLSIPSESPVVEAGEKLEVAISIKSPSEEAAEFSIKRFMNNVNLETESEGSLVGEVSSVTGFQSEEPASYIWEVKVGEETDRIGAIVSPEDIEPGLKRPKDFDSFWKAQKKLVKKMPLDAQSEPIDLSSDHDGYAAFEVEISSPGPEPMRAILAKPEGAAPGSLPIIIQYRAAGVKGIWCRAQTEEALGFAKRGGGALVLDTNAHGMLNLEEESYYENLENGPLQNYWDKGVQSRDTFYFRFMYLRALRAIEYMTQQPEWDGKRILVVGESQGGGQALAMAGLDPRVTDAVVTVPAMGDFGAPLVGRKAGWPQPLEIHGTDNQAAIATVPYFDTAHLLKGSKANIVAEIGLIDDTCPSTSIYAALNQSSGQKTIYAVPYRAHPWPEGADREEWDKTVLAAKNAYIDAFAQ, encoded by the coding sequence ATGAGCGTCCGAGTATACTCCCTCTCTATCCTAGCGAGCGCCTCGATGGCTTTCGCATCAGCGAACCCAATCGACCTGAGCATCCCTTCCGAGTCCCCTGTCGTTGAGGCAGGCGAAAAATTGGAGGTAGCCATTTCCATAAAGTCGCCGAGCGAGGAGGCCGCCGAGTTTTCCATCAAGCGCTTCATGAACAACGTAAACCTGGAAACGGAAAGCGAAGGAAGCTTGGTTGGAGAAGTCAGCAGCGTCACCGGCTTCCAAAGCGAAGAGCCAGCCTCCTACATCTGGGAAGTGAAAGTCGGCGAGGAAACCGACAGGATCGGAGCAATAGTTTCCCCCGAGGACATAGAGCCTGGCCTGAAACGCCCCAAGGATTTCGACTCCTTCTGGAAAGCCCAAAAGAAGCTGGTCAAAAAGATGCCCTTGGATGCGCAAAGCGAGCCAATTGACCTTTCGTCCGATCACGATGGCTACGCCGCTTTCGAAGTAGAAATAAGCAGCCCGGGCCCCGAGCCGATGCGGGCAATCCTCGCCAAACCGGAGGGAGCCGCCCCGGGATCCCTACCCATAATCATCCAATACCGAGCGGCAGGCGTGAAAGGTATCTGGTGCCGAGCTCAAACGGAAGAAGCGCTTGGCTTTGCAAAGCGCGGCGGAGGAGCGCTCGTTTTGGATACCAACGCCCACGGCATGTTAAACCTCGAAGAAGAGAGCTACTACGAGAACCTGGAAAACGGCCCCCTGCAAAATTATTGGGATAAAGGCGTACAAAGCCGCGACACCTTCTACTTTCGTTTCATGTACCTCCGCGCCCTTAGGGCGATAGAATACATGACTCAACAACCGGAATGGGACGGAAAGCGTATCCTTGTGGTGGGAGAAAGCCAGGGTGGCGGGCAAGCTCTCGCCATGGCCGGACTTGATCCGCGCGTGACAGATGCCGTAGTCACCGTGCCAGCCATGGGTGATTTCGGAGCTCCCCTCGTGGGAAGAAAAGCAGGCTGGCCTCAGCCTCTAGAAATTCACGGAACGGATAATCAGGCAGCCATAGCAACCGTTCCCTATTTCGACACCGCCCATCTTCTGAAAGGAAGCAAAGCCAATATCGTGGCCGAAATCGGGCTCATCGACGATACCTGCCCTTCTACTTCCATTTACGCCGCCCTCAACCAATCGTCCGGGCAGAAAACGATTTATGCCGTGCCTTACCGAGCCCACCCATGGCCCGAAGGGGCGGATCGAGAAGAGTGGGACAAAACGGTTTTGGCAGCGAAAAACGCCTATATCGACGCCTTCGCTCAATAG